One Babesia bovis T2Bo chromosome 4 map unlocalized Chr4_1, whole genome shotgun sequence genomic window carries:
- a CDS encoding Elongation factor Tu GTP binding domain family protein → MALLRHYMSRRTHQRAYSCLYAALNGKYNVCHSNIQNGHCNGRHFSHICRDSYTTNDIRNIGIIAHIDAGKTTLAEALIDLANKREERNIANSSIQLDFMEQEIKRGITIRAACSSFKWNGCHINVIDTPGHTDFSGEVISAMDVIDGCIIVIDGTKGVQAQTRHLNAALPKGMPKIVFINKMDRPGISIDENMASIKKQLRLNPLLINTPQRGKTRDILSTISILDPRECNQGEYQDLLETLTECIANMDEEMADLYLGQGYIPKEIVIKRLSNYVRTGNVTPVLCGSAVTTAGVDQLLDAVCCLLPYPAGISQDPSAEDDGTILYTFKTLRGAQSRIHAFCKVVHGNLVPGMRLHNINLKKMEQAGKIYKIQANTYQERNIIVQGDIAMVSGMHHVRTGHLLSKYAKHGLSDQISALVTKCNAPAKYVCFATFTALNESDNNKLLHAMENIKIEDPTVYYRYDPDALDGLVVGGFGEFHIEIIAEILKDDYGIPVKIGQLKVAYKESPAEKVEASLYTGTDTPEDKTQIGLEIIMEPMEPTMGEQSSDALDNVDGRTGDLFMCEVEHDSAIFLKPDGSEIEPDAATIDANTRDILDNVRQLLSNALAAGPLIGGSMINTRVKIAKIKLLPTSNVAGAKTIASRAMKSIYNKVPIDLFQPIVNVNIMAPSEYVGNITSDLRKERQANVLSVSNEQDDSSTATIVAKAPMKHMLGYTKALRALTNGNATFSITPCGFTRATINEID, encoded by the exons ATGGCACTACTTAGACATTACATGTCACGTAGAACACACCAACGGGCCTATAGTTGCCTATATGCAGCATTAAATGGAAAATACAATGTCTGTCACAGTAACATACAGAATGGGCACTGTAACGGGAGGCATTTCTCCCATATATGCCGCGATTCCTATACCA CTAATGACATTAGAAACATTGGAATCATAGCGCATATTGACGCTGGAAAGACAACCTTAGCTGAGGCACTCATAGATCTGGCTAATAAGCGGGAAGAACGCAATATCGCCAACTCATCGATACAGCTTGACTTTATGGAACAG GAAATTAAACGAGGCATCACTATCCGCGCAGCATGCTCAAGCTTCAAGTGGAACGGTTGCCATATTAACGTTATTGACACTCCAGG GCACACGGACTTTAGCGGAGAGGTTATAAGTGCCATGGACGTCATAGATGGCTGTATCATCGTTATAGATGGGACTAAAGGGGTACAAGCACAAACCAGGCACCTCAACGCTGCCTTGCCCAAAGGGATGCCGAAAATTGTTTTCATCAACAAGATGGATAGACCTGGCATCTCTATAGACGAGAATATGGCGTCTATAAAAAAGCAGCTTAGACTCAACCCGCTATTGATCAATACACCGCAAAGGGGCAAGACACGGGATATATTGAGTACTATATCCATATTGGACCCAAGGGAATGTAACCAAGGAGAATACCAGGATCTTCTAGAAACACTAACGGAATGCATCGCTAATATGGACGAGGAGATGGCTGATTTATACCTTGGGCAAGGATACATCCCCAAGGAAATAGTCATCAAACGTTTATCGAACTATGTTCGTACGGGAAATG taacACCCGTTTTATGCGGGTCTGCAGTTACTACTGCGGGAGTTGACCAGCTGCTGGATGCGGTCTGTTGTCTACTTCCATACCCAGCGGGTATAAGTCAAGATCCCAGCGCAGAAGATGACGGGACGATACTGTACACCTTTAAGACACTTCGGGGTGCGCAATCGCGTATACACGCCTTCTGCAAGGTGGTCCACG GGAACCTGGTACCCGGTATGCGGCTACATAATATCAATCTCAAGAAGATGGAGCAAGCtggtaaaatatacaaaattcAGGCCAACACATACCAAGAGCGCAACATAATTGTGCAAG GTGACATTGCCATGGTCAGCGGGATGCATCACGTGAGGACCGGCCACCTATTGTCCAAATACGCAAAACATGGGTTATCGGACCAAATTAGCGCATTAGTGACTAAATGTAATGCACCTGCGAAATATGTATGTTTCGCCACATTTACGGCACTAAATG AGTCTGACAACAACAAATTACTCCATGCTATGGAGAATATAAAGATCGAGGACCCAACTGTATACTACCGATATGATCCAGATGCACTAGACGGGCTAGTGGTTGGTGGTTTCGGCGAGTTCCACATAGAGATAATCGCGGAAATACTCAAGGACGATTACG GCATACCAGTTAAAATAGGTCAGCTGAAGGTGGCTTACAAG GAGTCGCCAGCCGAAAAAGTTGAAGCTTCCTTGTACACGGGAACTGATACACCAGAAG ATAAAACGCAGATTGGTCTGGAAATCATCATGGAGCCTATGGAACCCACTATGG GGGAGCAGTCAAGTGACGCATTGGATAACGTCGATGGACGAACTGGTGACCTCTTCATGTGTGAA gTTGAACATGACTCGGCAATATTCCTGAAACCTGATGGTTCTGAGATTGAACCTGACGCCGCCACAATCGATGCTAACACCAGAGATATATTGGATAACGTCAGGCAGCTTCTGTCCAATGCACTGGCTGCAGGACCGCTAATCGGGGGATCGATGATAAACACCAGA GTGAAAATCGCTAAAATCAAGCTGCTGCCAACATCTAATGTTGCTG GGGCCAAGACTATCGCATCAAGAGCTATGAAGAGCATATACAACAAGGTACCCATTGACCTCTTCCAGCCGATAGTAAATGTCAACATCATGGCACCTAGTGAATATGTCGGGAACATTACATCGGATCTG AGGAAAGAAAGACAAGCTAATGTACTAAGCGTATCAAACGAGCAAGATGACTCGAGTACGGCAACTATAGTGGCCAAA GCACCAATGAAGCACATGCTTGGATACACTAAGGCATTAAGGGCGTTAACGAATG GTAATGCCACATTCTCCATTACACCATGTGGATTCACAAGAGCTACCATAAACGAAATCGATTGA
- a CDS encoding putative ribosomal protein S16, protein MADEPTKTRGQRVQTFGRKKRAVAVALCTRGSGMIRVNGRPLDHIRPDALRTKVLEPLYVLGSKRFSTIDIRIRVRGGGFTAQIYAIRQAIAKAIVAFHQKFVDEASKKKIVDELVSYDRSLLIADPRRCEPKKFGGPGARARYQKSYR, encoded by the coding sequence ATGGCAGACGAACCAACTAAAACAAGAGGACAGCGTGTCCAGACCTTCGGAAGGAAGAAGCGTGCCGTTGCAGTTGCCCTTTGCACCAGGGGTAGCGGTATGATCAGGGTTAACGGCCGTCCCTTGGACCACATCCGCCCTGATGCTTTGAGGACCAAGGTTTTGGAGCCACTATACGTCCTTGGCTCCAAGCGTTTCTCCACTATCGACATTAGGATCCGTGTCCGTGGTGGTGGTTTCACTGCTCAGATCTACGCTATTAGACAAGCTATTGCCAAGGCTATTGTCGCTTTCCACCAGAAATTTGTTGACGAGGCCTCCAAGAAGAAGATTGTCGATGAGCTCGTGAGCTACGACAGGTCTCTCCTTATCGCTGACCCCCGTCGCTGTGAGCCCAAAAAGTTCGGTGGTCCAGGTGCTCGTGCACGTTACCAGAAGTCATACCGTTGA
- a CDS encoding ATP synthase F1 gamma subunit superfamily protein — MAMFTRVVGGIGSSVTVPLRADVCSISLQRRFFGSGDMQTVATRIKSVKSIQKITKAMKMVAASKLKADQRRLEAGLPFSLPVQDVMNLLPISTTETAGKSNAILVLASDKGLCGGINSAVAKMTKGILAGGESGGTTFSVYCVGEKARSALESTYGKYFRNVFTELCRTPFNYAKAALISESLHRGNHDRIRIVYNHFKSAISYETRTLDVLSLSQFKAMHKRELNVYETEPEMADLFPDLYEFYLTCCVYGCMLDSLAAEQSARMSAMDNASTNASDMLQSLTLKFNRARQSKITLELIEIIGGANAL, encoded by the coding sequence ATGGCAATGTTCACTAGGGTAGTTGGCGGTATTGGTTCGTCAGTTACTGTTCCTTTGCGCGCTGATGTGTGCTCTATATCGTTACAACGCCGATTTTTCGGCAGTGGCGATATGCAGACTGTCGCCACGCGTATAAAGTCCGTCAAGTCGATTCAGAAGATCACGAAGGCCATGAAGATGGTTGCTGCATCTAAGCTTAAGGCTGACCAACGTCGCCTTGAGGCTGGTTTACCTTTTAGTCTACCTGTTCAGGACGTCATGAACCTGCTACCCATCTCAACTACTGAGACTGCTGGGAAGAGCAATGCTATACTCGTGTTAGCTTCGGATAAGGGTTTGTGTGGTGGTATTAATTCTGCTGTGGCCAAGATGACAAAGGGCATCCTTGCTGGAGGTGAATCTGGTGGTACAACATTTTCTGTGTACTGTGTAGGTGAGAAGGCGCGCAGTGCCTTGGAAAGCACGTATGGCAAATACTTTAGAAACGTGTTTACTGAGCTTTGTCGCACGCCATTCAACTATGCGAAGGCTGCCTTGATTAGTGAGTCTTTGCATAGGGGCAATCACGATCGCATTCGTATCGTCTACAATCACTTTAAGAGTGCCATCAGCTACGAAACGCGTACGCTGGATGTTTTGTCTTTATCTCAATTCAAGGCTATGCACAAGCGGGAGTTGAACGTTTACGAGACTGAGCCTGAGATGGCTGACTTGTTCCCTGATTTGTACGAGTTTTATTTAACTTGTTGTGTATATGGGTGTATGTTGGATTCACTGGCTGCTGAGCAGTCTGCGCGCATGTCGGCTATGGACAACGCCTCTACCAATGCTTCTGACATGCTACAGTCTCTGACGCTGAAATTCAACCGTGCTCGTCAGTCGAAGATCACCTTGGAGCTTATCGAGATTATTGGTGGTGCCAACGCCCTGTAA
- a CDS encoding WD domain G-beta repeat containing protein produces MDRSVNVASEDVIKLILQYLKENKLNKSLMMLQEESGISLKCVPSVDSLIADVHMGRWNRVLDVVDTMRLSQGTLFKLYDQIIRELVDLREGTIAMAVLENAIPIREMQLEAPETYRNLEGICKKRPAETREIYAAATSDSGGQQSLTKDKRRALVAEALKDEIDSVPPSRLVALLGMAMKWQQNVGIISDSGQFDLFRNTSTSSSKGDELCVKDVGKIIRFAESSHPECVVFTPSGQYLISGSSDGFIEVWNWHSGQLDLDLEYQKNDRFMLHDTLIVSLAVSRDSEILASGDKDGNIKIWKIATGECMRKMDNAHDGAVTCMTFSRNSMSLLTGSFDKTAKIHGLKSGRSIKEFKGHHSIVNAAIYSYDGNKVITGSSDGYIKVWDSRTGDLLKSFLAYTGPGSGTQIPNDSPRAVNCIIALPYTGTDELILVCTRSTSLVIYKLNGISVRNYSIEEAPNSNFLDVAVSRKMNWVYTVGEGNQLYCFNKAGPLEYTFRVHEKDVIGLAHHPQDAVLATWSLDGTIKLLYPR; encoded by the exons ATGGATAGATCAGTGAATGTTGCGTCGGAAGA CGTAATAAAGTTGATCCTTCAATACCTCAAGGAGAATAAGCTAAACAAGTCCCTGATGATGCTGCAAGAAGAAAGTGGTATATCACTGAAATGTGTACCAAGCGTGGATTCCCTGATAGCTGATGTACACATGGGACGGTGGAACCGTGTTTTGGATGTCGTGGACACCATGAGGCTGTCCCAGGGCACTTTGTTTAAACTATATGATCAG ATAATACGCGAATTGGTTGACCTCAGGGAGGGTACTATCGCCATGGCAGTGCTGGAGAATGCTATACCAATTCGTGAAATGCAGCTAGAAGCACCTGAaacatatcgcaatttgGAAGGAATATGTAAAAAACGTCCAGCTGAGACGCGTGAAATATACGCAGCCGCCACATCTGATTCCGGAGGACAGCAGAGTCTGACTAAGGATAAGAGGCGCGCCCTGGTGGCAGAGGCACTTAAAGATGAAATTGACAGTGTACCGCCATCTAGACTCGTGGCATTACTTGGAATGGCCATGAAATGGCAGCAGAATGTAGGTATAATATCAGACAGTGGGCAATTCGATCTATTCCGAAATACATCCACCTCAAGCTCTAAGGGTGACGAGCTCTGCGTCAAGGATGTGGGCAAGATTATACGGTTTGCTGAGTCATCGCACCCCGAATGCGTAGTATTCACACCTAGCGGGCAGTATCTCATATCGGG GTCCTCTGATGGCTTTATTGAGGTTTGGAATTGGCATAGTGGCCAACTTGATTTAGATCTGGAATACCAGAAAAACGATCGCTTCATGTTACACGACACGCTGATCGTGAGCCTTGCGGTAAGTCGCGACTCCGAgatcctggccagtggtGACAAGGATGGCAACATAAAGATATGGAAGATTGCTACCGGCGAGTGTATGAGGAAAATGGATAATGCCCATGACGGTGCTGTGACATGTATGACGTTTAGCCGGAATTCCATGAGCCTATTAACTGGCTCCTTTGACAAAACTGCCAA GATCCATGGTTTGAAATCAGGTAGATCCATCAAAGAATTTAAAGGGCACCACTCAATAGTGAACGCAGCAATATACTCCTATGACGGTAACAAGGTGATCACAGGTTCAAGTGACGGTTACATCAAGGTGTGGGACAGCCGAACAGGCGATTTGTTGAAGTCCTTCCTGGCGTACACGGGTCCTGGCTCAGGAACACAGATACCCAATGATTCACCACGCGCTGTGAACTGTATTATCGCATTGCCTTACACGGGAACCGATGAGCTCATCCTTGTATGTACTCGCTCGACTTCATTGGTGATATACAAACTAAATGGGATATCAGTAAGGAACTACAGTATAGAGGAGGCCCCAAACAGTAACTTCCTTGATGTCGCTG TGTCCCGGAAAATGAACTGGGTGTACACAGTCGGTGAAGGTAACCAGCTCTACTGTTTCAACAAAGCAGGACCACTGGAGTACACCTTCAGGGTGCATGAAAAAGATGTTATCGGCCTTGCGCATCACCCCCAAGATGCCGTGTTGGCTACGTGGTCACTCGATGGTACCATCAAGCTCCTGTATCCCCGATGA
- a CDS encoding spherical body protein 4 (SBP4), whose amino-acid sequence MVAISLRHVLLFAAISYAKVFAEEEETDEYPIEVEEPYDELLEEANVQVHGAPNAMSLNLLMPVNTHRILKTSEFDSAHTPVHYKPLFPFKLVSVSWSESPIFEIPVPEEEQGKEEKTEETETKSEEDGEEAEGADEAAPAILHADLQNKFIDEVVVFRNCFDTAVSVNVDGKQIYFTATGNEAEDFEEVEADEYEKFMNKIAKTFTIDISETDLKSECLVAEDDKVYDLSWYSIHAAPCYLADKVLFKGNPLWEATDKKEHFAGCSVINDGDDRLIALSIRNGPENRQIYFYGVDGALREIDNDEMVTHYEAFKEKEQAERERYEAEEKARLEAEKDAEKEEEENKEGAEEDEEEEEEVAEEEEITADIEE is encoded by the coding sequence ATGGTGGCCATTTCCCTTCGTCACGTGCTTCTTTTCGCTGCTATCAGCTACGCCAAGGTTTTCGCTGAGGAGGAGGAAACTGATGAGTATCCCATTGAAGTAGAGGAACCATATGATGAGTTGTTGGAGGAGGCTAATGTCCAGGTTCATGGTGCACCTAACGCCATGTCCCTGAATCTCCTCATGCCCGTCAACACCCACCGCATTCTTAAGACTTCTGAGTTCGACTCTGCACACACGCCCGTTCACTACAAGCCTCTTTTCCCCTTCAAGCTCGTTTCAGTATCATGGTCCGAGAGCCCCATCTTTGAAATCCCTGTTCCAGAGGAAGAGCAAGGCAAAGAGGAGAAGACTGAGGAGACTGAGACCAAGTCAGAAGAGGATGGAGAGGAAGCCGAGGGCGCTGATGAAGCCGCCCCCGCTATACTCCACGCTGACCTCCAGAACAAGTTCATTGATGAAGTAGTTGTTTTCCGCAATTGCTTTGACACCGCTGTTTCCGTCAATGTCGATGGTAAGCAGATCTACTTCACTGCCACTGGCAATGAAGCCGAGGACTTCGAGGAGGTTGAGGCCGATGAATACGAGAAGTTCATGAACAAGATTGCCAAGACCTTCACTATTGACATCAGTGAAACCGATCTTAAGAGCGAATGCCTTGTTGCTGAGGACGACAAGGTATACGACCTGTCATGGTACAGCATCCACGCTGCCCCCTGCTACCTCGCCGACAAGGTCTTGTTCAAGGGCAACCCTCTCTGGGAGGCCACTGACAAGAAGGAGCACTTCGCTGGTTGCAGTGTTATCAACGACGGTGACGACAGACTCATTGCTCTTTCCATCCGCAACGGACCTGAAAACCGCCAGATTTACTTCTACGGTGTTGATGGCGCCCTTAGGGAAATTGACAACGATGAAATGGTAACCCACTACGAAGCCTTCAAGGAGAAGGAACAGGCTGAGAGAGAAAGATATGAGGCTGAAGAGAAGGCACGCTTGGAAGCCGAAAAGGACGCCGAGAAGGAAGAGGAAGAGAACAAGGAGGGTGCTGAGGAAGATGAGGAGGAAGAAGAGGAAGTGGCTGAAGAGGAGGAAATCACAGCCGACATTGAGGAATAA
- a CDS encoding HEC/Ndc80p family protein produces the protein MDSILSNPRNVKAAVTGEPASSVTRTMQQSVMKSSIANKKECVQCILAFLGTKGFQPCSAKDLLRSPPLQTLLDIWNFLFRLLDPSANVTKDNMVVEVPKFFKEFAYPHIMKTSNLRTPTADHQWESNLIALSWLCKLLLYEQECFGKSFDNVAVKRQHLPMGINAQATISTSAVDHFVTEQARKHFNLYVRGEENSVELMADFQSAISDLILSTQDSVDKKMIELEVVRDKALSLQDELENYSRTKEWMKTAKAELQRIEELTASIRGSCLHAVEALKSHNHTLREEEAALSLQEEQNRELERIIEKQDINKNAVIELNQAIRKLKAHISDSNRRIKELQHEIVIGGTKTQLAEDQVMRAGSALESLHESMKNILANKGQYAEAWHSLEPLKINCKGTHTSDILGVPPSAYSNVVDEMINRDRDMLRMSRDTRTALELSNQELESLYNSIAKEISDTLRKVSSLFQTQLREEKDSALQAEATNVANSIRATKMEELERAKSELAGIQEAVAEAQNRLREQESQAQTKWQETVNKLKEAYTTARNTKQENREMLQDLIDTENRILQENKSRQQNTA, from the exons ATGGATTCCATTCTGTCTAATCCTAGGAATGTAAAGGCTGCTGTAACCGGAGAGCCTGCATCTTCAGTAACTCGTACAATGCAGCAATCTGTAATGAAGTCATCCATAGCTAACAAGAAGGAATGCGTCCAGTGCATTCTGGCCTTTCTGGGCACCAAGGGCTTCCAGCCATGCTCAGCCAAGGATCTACTGCGATCGCCACCGTTGCAGACCCTGTTGGATATATGGAACTTCTTATTCAG GCTCTTGGACCCTAGTGCCAACGTAACCAAGGATAACATGGTTGTTGAGGTCCCCAAGTTTTTTAAAGAGTTTGCATACCCGCACATCATGAAGACCTCTAACCTGCGTACTCCCACTGCTGACCACCAGTGGGAGTCTAACCTGATCGCACTTTCATGGTTGTGCAAGTTGCTCCTCTATGAGCAggag TGCTTCGGCAAGAGTTTTGACAATGTGGCTGTTAAAAGGCAACATTTACCCATGGGTATAAATGCCCAGGCTACCATCTCAACATCTGCAGTGGACCATTTTGTAACGGAGCAAGCTAGGAAGCACTTTAACCTTTACGTTAGAGGTGAAGAGAACAGCGTCGAGCTCATGGCGGACTTCCAAAGCGCTATATCAGACCTCATACTGTCGACCCAGGACTCCGTGGACAAGAAAATGATAGAACTTGAGGTTGTGCGCGACAAAGCTCTGAGCCTACAGGATGAGCTGGAGAACTACTCCCGCACTAAGGAGTGGATGAAAACCGCTAAAGCTGAATTGCAACGTATCGAAGAGCTCACTGCATCCATACGTGGTTCGTGTTTGCACGCT GTGGAAGCTTTGAAGTCCCATAACCACACCCTACGCGAAGAGGAGGCTGCCTTGTCACTACAAGAGGAGCAGAACCGTGAGCTTGAACGGATTATAGAGAAACAGGATATAAACAAGAACGCAGTTATTGAACTTAACCAGGCAATAAGGAAGCTTAAGGCGCATATATCGGATAGTAATAGAAGGATTAAAGAGCTGCAACACGAGATCGTGATTGGGGGCACTAAG ACCCAATTGGCCGAGGACCAGGTTATGCGCGCTGGCAGCGCCCTAGAGAGCTTGCACGAGTCAATGAAGAACATATTGGCGAACAAGGGGCAGTATGCAGAGGCGTGGCACAGCCTAGAGCCACTTAAGATTAACTGCAAAGGCACTCATACAAGCGATATCCTGGGGGTGCCACCCAGTGCCTACAGTAACGTGGTTGACGAAATGATCAACCGAGATAGAGATATGCTGCGCATGAGCAGGGATACACGTACAGCCCTGGAGTTATCCAACCAGGAGTTGGAATCACTGTATAATTCAATCGCAAAGGAAATTTCAGACACCCTCCGCAAGGTGTCATCGCTATTCCAGACCCAGCTGCGCGAAGAGAAAGACTCGGCTTTGCAAGCTGAGGCCACGAACGTGGCCAATAGCATACGCGCCACTAAGATGGAGGAGCTG GAACGTGCCAAAAGTGAGCTTGCCGGAATCCAGGAGGCAGTGGCCGAGGCCCAGAACCGATTACGAGAACAGGAATCCCAAGCCCAAACCAAATGGCAGGAAACAGTCAACAAACTAAAGGAA GCATATACAACCGCACGGAATACTAAGCAGGAAAACCGCGAGATGCTGCAAGA CCTGATCGATACGGAAAACAGGATTTTACAAGAGAATAAATCACGCCAACAAAATACAGCATAA
- a CDS encoding putative ribosomal protein L13, whose amino-acid sequence MKHNNVLPNAHRVKCSGKFIRAELDQAGRKKRRLLARRQKAAKAGVTPVGYLRPVVHMPSRRYNYKVRLGRGFTIQELKAAGISKKVAMSIGIAVDHRRCNRNAESLNLNVERLKTYLSKLVMIPRKKKACKGFCGIPDDTPREKLATMVLKQQKIKEVMPVVQPFVAEAPRAITSEEAAASACDTLTQARKAAKAKKTDEE is encoded by the coding sequence ATGAAGCACAACAACGTCTTACCCAACGCTCATCGCGTGAAATGCAGCGGCAAATTCATTCGTGCTGAGCTTGACCAGGCCGGCAGGAAGAAGCGTCGCTTGCTTGCCCGTAGGCAAAAGGCCGCTAAGGCGGGTGTGACCCCTGTGGGTTACTTGCGTCCTGTTGTACACATGCCAAGTCGTCGTTACAATTACAAGGTTCGTCTTGGCCGCGGGTTCACTATCCAGGAGCTCAAGGCCGCTGGTATTAGCAAGAAGGTGGCCATGAGTATCGGTATCGCTGTTGACCACCGTCGTTGCAACCGCAATGCCGAGAGTTTGAACCTCAATGTTGAGCGTCTGAAGACATATTTGTCTAAGTTGGTTATGATTCCTCGTAAGAAGAAGGCCTGCAAGGGATTCTGTGGTATCCCTGATGACACTCCTCGTGAGAAGTTGGCCACCATGGTTCTCAAGCAGCAGAAGATTAAGGAGGTTATGCCTGTTGTGCAGCCATTCGTTGCTGAGGCTCCTCGTGCCATTACTTCTGAGGAGGCTGCTGCCAGCGCCTGCGATACTTTGACCCAGGCGAGGAAGGCCGCCAAGGCTAAGAAGACTGATGAGGAGTAA